One Nitrospirota bacterium DNA segment encodes these proteins:
- the tuf gene encoding elongation factor Tu (EF-Tu; promotes GTP-dependent binding of aminoacyl-tRNA to the A-site of ribosomes during protein biosynthesis; when the tRNA anticodon matches the mRNA codon, GTP hydrolysis results; the inactive EF-Tu-GDP leaves the ribosome and release of GDP is promoted by elongation factor Ts; many prokaryotes have two copies of the gene encoding EF-Tu): MAKAKFERVKPHANVGTIGHVDHGKTTLTAAMTKVMGFKGLA; encoded by the coding sequence ATGGCTAAGGCAAAGTTCGAGAGGGTAAAGCCTCATGCAAATGTAGGCACGATAGGGCATGTAGACCATGGGAAAACCACCCTTACTGCGGCTATGACGAAGGTTATGGGCTTTAAGGGACTTGCCA